Proteins from one Ranitomeya variabilis isolate aRanVar5 chromosome 1, aRanVar5.hap1, whole genome shotgun sequence genomic window:
- the YDJC gene encoding carbohydrate deacetylase produces MSVNTRIKLVVTGDDFGYCPRRDVGIVECFHAGAITNVSLLVNGVSAACAAELARRYNIPIGLHANLSEGIPVCRELWQNSTLTNDRGVFLGKMGIRKALAQGLLSMSEVQQELNAQVERFRELTGQNPQHMDGHQHVHVLPKIREEFAQVLREHGIRYTRVPIEVGLPRCTWIKEEVMEFYRSVEEDALNTVEIFSSYGIRWPDVYIGLSTMGENMTIKNIQRAVDYSIQSLHNCLRPQRSPYSPASRSSTSIELMTHPGYPSVLSEGGCGEGPDDFSQSWERVHEMKILKDPLLHSYYNERGIQLCAFRDL; encoded by the exons ATGTCTGTGAACACCAGGATCAAGCTGGTGGTGACAGGAGATGACTTTGGCTACTGCCCTCGCAGAGATGTTGGCATTGTCGAATGTTTCCACGCTGGCGCCATAACTAATGTTTCTCTGCTGGTGAATGGCGTCTCGGCAGCTTGTGCGGCAGAACTAGCTCGTAG GTACAATATCCCAATTGGCTTGCATGCGAACCTCTCAGAAGGAATACCAGTATGTAGAGAACTTTGGCAGAACTCCACTCTAACAAATGACCGAGGAGTGTTTCTTGGGAAAATGGGTATCCGAAAAGCACTCGCACAAGGACTGCTTAGCATGTCGGAG GTTCAGCAAGAATTGAATGCCCAGGTTGAGCGGTTTCGTGAGTTGACTGGACAGAACCCCCAACACATGGATGGACATCAGCATGTTCATGTTCTACCAA AAATTCGGGAGGAGTTTGCACAAGTGCTGAGAGAACATGGTATTCGTTACACACGTGTTCCGATAGAAGTAGGACTGCCCAGATGTACCTGGATCAAGGAGGAAGTAATGGAGTTTTATAGAAGTGTGGAGGAAGATGCTTTAAATACAGTGGAAATCTTCAGTAGCTATGGGATTCG GTGGCCTGATGTATATATTGGTCTGAGTACTATGGGGGAGAACATGACCATAAAGAATATTCAGCGAGCAGTAGATTACAGCATTCAGTCTCTTCACAACTGCCTAAGGCCCCAGCGCTCCCCATACAGTCCAGCTTCACGTTCCAGTACCAGTATTGAACTTATGACCCACCCAGGCTACCCCAGTGTATTATCTGAAGGGGGCTGCGGTGAGGGTCCAGATGACTTTTCTCAGTCTTGGGAAAGAGTACATGAAATGAAAATTCTTAAAGACCCTTTATTGCATAGTTATTACAATGAAAGAGGTATACAATTGTGTGCATTTCGTGATCTTTGA